One genomic window of Elaeis guineensis isolate ETL-2024a chromosome 2, EG11, whole genome shotgun sequence includes the following:
- the LOC140855327 gene encoding putative disease resistance protein RGA4: MVEDVKARLPRIRAVIQAAEGRPIRDQALATWLRELKDAAFEADDVLDELEFKELHYKLRHKRKVSDFASSAVKLLKHFIMSDNELENLKNLVGNLDKIYTNINYIEEQLKDYDSKQRSVTRETSSVIQDIVFGRDRERDLILDVLLPSADEPESSMTCGAGTSSYPSLGVLPIVGIGGVGKTTLAQLINNHERVVKHFELRKWVYVSDNFDVKRISKELVDGFVHAQIWDDISSVYAPVRDDLSLDGILGTLKYATGNKRFLFVLDDVWDETGSKWKELHGVLTSGAKGSMVLVTP, translated from the coding sequence ATGGTGGAGGATGTGAAGGCTAGACTTCCTCGTATCCGTGCCGTGATCCAGGCAGCGGAGGGGAGGCCGATCAGGGACCAAGCTCTGGCCACATGGTTGAGGGAACTCAAAGATGCTGCCTTTGAGGCTGACGATGTGCTGGATGAGCTTGAATTCAAAGAGCTTCATTATAAGCTGCGCCACAAGAGAAAGGTGAGTGACTTTGCATCCTCTGCTGTTAAGCTTCTCAAGCATTTTATAATGTCCGATAATGAGCTGGAAAACTTGAAGAATCTTGTGGGAAATCTTGACAAGATTTATACCAATATCAATTACATAGAGGAACAATTAAAGGACTACGACTCAAAGCAGAGAAGTGTGACCAGAGAGACCAGCTCGGTTATCCAGGACATTGTGTTtgggagagacagagagagagacctGATATTGGATGTCCTGTTGCCTTCAGCGGATGAACCGGAATCTAGCATGACTTGTGGAGCTGGGACTAGTAGCTACCCGAGTCTTGGTGTTCTTCCTATAGTAGGCATTGGGGGTGTTGGCAAGACTACTCTGGCTCAACTTATCAATAATCATGAAAGAGTGGTAAAGCATTTTGAGCTGAGGAAGTGGGTGTATGTGTCCGACAATTTTGATGTCAAGCGGATTTCTAAAGAGCTGGTAGATGGCTTTGTGCATGCCCAAATTTGGGATGATATTAGTTCGGTATATGCCCCAGTTCGGGACGATCTTAGTTTGGATGGCATTCTAGGGACACTTAAATATGCTACGGGGAACAAGAGGTTTTTGTTTGTCCTTGATGATGTGTGGGATGAGACTGGCAGCAAGTGGAAAGAACTGCATGGTGTCTTGACATCTGGAGCAAAAGGAAGCATGGTTCTTGTCACGCCTTGA